The Montipora capricornis isolate CH-2021 chromosome 3, ASM3666992v2, whole genome shotgun sequence genome window below encodes:
- the LOC138043407 gene encoding uncharacterized protein, which yields MKISSFAVLGLAYLCLLPFTQGEVIRYQMALEENGTKFTERIEIDEEEDVEVFRVPAHNNVEGADFYHDFKKRLTVTRILSRKICYISELDLSISPPSQLKADLDRVSSLADDLPVVTESTVVMINGQASKLLLTKEILDFCEAFPIYNTTNTKVSSNDGNETVSFIRNSRQSVESNFQFCLEALGRDPFENVIKGGCIRPDEHWDLQCKFEQRAFLTFMYYYVTCHDQLAFGRLQDNCRSVRKSYKIPTCCDYICAT from the exons GTTATTCGCTATCAAATGGCACTTGAGGAGAACGGAACAAAATTCACAGAGAGAATCGAAATCGATGAAGAGGAAGACGTCGAGGTTTTCCGAGTTCCCGCTCACAATAACGTCGAGGGCGCTGATTTCTACCATGACTTTAAAAAG CGTCTCACTGTTACCAGGATTCTGTCCCGAAAGATCTGCTACATTTCAGAACTGGACTTATCTATTTCTCCACCATCGCAGCTGAAAGCTGATCTCGATCGG GTGTCGTCTTTAGCTGATGATCTTCCTGTCGTAACAGAGTCGACTGTTGTCATGATAAATGGACAGGCTAGCAAACTTCTTCTTACGAAGGAGATCTTGGACTTTTGCGAAGCTTTTCCCATTTATAACACGACAAACACCAAAGTCAGCTCAAACGATGGAAACGAGACTGTTAGCT TCATCCGAAACAGCCGTCAAAGTGTTGAATCAAACTTTCAATTCTGCCTTGAAGCGCTTGGAAGAGATCCTTTTGAAAATGTAATTAAAGGAGGTTGCATTCGTCCTGACGAGCACTGGGACTTGCAGTGCAAGTTTGAGCAGAGAGCATTTTTAACTTTCATGTATTATTATGTTACATGCCATGATCAGTTGGCCTTCGGAAGACTGCAAGATAATTGCAGATCTGTCCGTAAAAGTTACAAGATTCCTACCTGTTGCGACTACATATGCGCAACATAA